The DNA region GACGAGTCGCTGGATGCGCCTCCGCAGGAACTGGCACAGGCGCTGAGCCGGGCAAATGAGCGCAACGGCGGCTTTGCCCCGTGGCGAATAGGCGAAAGCCGCGGTCTGAATATCGCCTCCCAGGAATCGTCCTAAAGCCTGCCGGATAAATAAAAGCCAGCATTTTTTTATCCGGCGTCAATTTTTTCAAATCGAAAGTTAAATTCTTAATAAGTAAAATGGTTGCCGTTGCTTTTATTTGGCGCAGCGCTTATGTATGGCTCCTGCTTTTGGTGCAAAAAAAGTGTTATCTGTACGAAATAAGAGACGCTGTACAGGATTGGCGGCCGATTTCACATAACGCCGGTTGATGCCGCTTCGCTTATTCATTCTGCTTCTGCCATATTTATGCAATATTAATTTCTTATGGTATCCATCAGGTTAGCGCCGTAAACGCTGTGCGAAAATGGGGGCTGGCCGCGCCGGGGCGTTATTCGCGCCGCCTGTTGTCCCCCTCCCTGATCAGGCAGTGTGAGCCTTTCGTCAATTGTGTGCGCAGCCTCGCTGAGGCATTAAAAATGGCTTGCCATTATTTTTGGGATATGTGATAACAATTCGTGGGTTAAACGAGGTACAGTTCTGTTTATGCATGGCATCTTCAGTAAAGAAGTACGAGTAAAGACGTTGACGTTGAATACCGCTTCCTTGCCGAACCTTAATTAGTGCCTCATGCAGTAATGTCTCTGGTTTTTCTGTAAGACAGCCTTCGGGCTTAATAAACATCTAAAGGAATTTGCAAAATGGCAAAGATTAAAGGTCAGGTTAAGTGGTTCAACGAGTCTAAAGGTTTTGGCTTCATCACCCCTGCAGACGGCAGCAAAGACGTGTTCGTACACTTCTCTGCAATCCAGGGCAATGGTTTCAAAACCCTGGCTGAAGGCCAGAGCGTTGAGTTTGAAATTCAGGATGGCCAGAAAGGCCCGGCAGCTGTTAACGTCACTGCTATCTGATTCGATGCCAGCCCGGTGCATCGCACCCTGACCTGGAATTTTAAAGCCCTGGCTGCATAGCCGGGGCTTTCTTTATGCTTCC from Pantoea deleyi includes:
- the cspE gene encoding transcription antiterminator/RNA stability regulator CspE, whose protein sequence is MAKIKGQVKWFNESKGFGFITPADGSKDVFVHFSAIQGNGFKTLAEGQSVEFEIQDGQKGPAAVNVTAI